Proteins co-encoded in one Bacillus sp. FSL H8-0547 genomic window:
- a CDS encoding sensor domain-containing diguanylate cyclase has protein sequence METKLKSILWAVWAIVFPSSLFAAYTLWPVKISENEWTIAAFLVFMCIVSVFPIIVNETPVFFAQGVSISVFLLFGPFVEMILMQAALTVLLLKLRVGKREIYRFPTNSLMFLIVSAAGAAVYYAIGGTHEREALTFPFILKVIAYSFTICLVNHFFLQHVIRGYFYKMKEKFFSRDFLWEILTTLMFLPVGILLYILYLDLGFEALFYVGIPFVGTSYILILLSRSQRLNTYLQQASEIGHQLTERLEVKKVVKVYLNKLTSMIKADYAYIIDVIDDNELKVIRKLENGRIVKNVQESISVHHGVSGLVYATKKSMLYTKRDQWAKLEKTLLPESVESVIAVPIVRNQKVVGIVILASNKKRFYDRAQLMITDLLTAYLGVAIENAKSYEETKKQSERCPLTGLYNYRYMEKLLEYEYTELIQQKSGSMSLILLDIDHFKKVNDTYGHQAGNEILISLAERLCKFVGERGTVARYGGEEFVILLPSMDKHACFAAAEGIRQSIANRPFIVEQSIGHPGKRQPVSITASIGYATAPEDAEGPLDLIRHADRAMYIGAKQAGRNRVAQYVK, from the coding sequence ATGGAAACAAAGCTGAAGTCCATTTTGTGGGCCGTCTGGGCCATCGTATTTCCTTCATCACTATTTGCAGCGTATACTCTCTGGCCGGTAAAAATTTCAGAAAATGAATGGACGATTGCCGCTTTTCTGGTTTTCATGTGCATTGTTTCGGTTTTCCCGATCATCGTCAATGAAACGCCCGTTTTTTTTGCTCAGGGTGTTTCCATATCCGTCTTTCTGCTCTTCGGTCCTTTTGTTGAAATGATTCTTATGCAGGCAGCCCTCACTGTGCTTCTGCTGAAGCTCAGAGTTGGAAAACGGGAAATTTACCGGTTTCCGACGAACTCCCTGATGTTTCTGATCGTATCAGCAGCAGGGGCAGCCGTCTATTATGCGATTGGCGGTACACATGAACGGGAGGCTCTCACCTTTCCGTTTATTCTCAAAGTGATTGCCTATTCATTTACCATTTGCCTTGTTAATCACTTCTTTCTCCAGCATGTGATCAGAGGGTATTTCTATAAGATGAAAGAAAAATTTTTCTCGAGGGATTTTCTGTGGGAAATTCTCACAACGCTCATGTTTTTGCCGGTGGGCATTTTGCTCTACATTCTGTACCTTGACCTTGGATTTGAGGCATTGTTTTATGTGGGCATTCCATTTGTGGGAACCTCTTATATCCTTATTTTGCTGTCTCGCAGCCAGCGCCTCAATACGTATCTTCAGCAGGCAAGCGAAATCGGCCATCAGCTTACCGAAAGGCTGGAAGTGAAGAAAGTTGTTAAGGTGTACCTGAATAAACTGACGTCCATGATCAAAGCGGATTATGCATATATTATTGATGTGATCGACGACAATGAGTTGAAGGTCATCCGGAAACTTGAAAACGGCCGGATCGTCAAGAATGTACAGGAATCCATATCTGTTCACCATGGTGTCAGCGGTCTGGTTTATGCAACCAAAAAAAGCATGCTGTACACTAAGCGGGATCAATGGGCGAAACTTGAGAAAACCCTGCTGCCGGAAAGCGTAGAGAGCGTGATTGCAGTTCCGATTGTCAGAAACCAGAAGGTCGTTGGGATTGTCATTCTTGCGTCAAATAAAAAACGGTTTTATGACCGCGCACAGCTGATGATTACGGATCTTTTGACCGCCTATCTGGGTGTGGCAATTGAAAATGCAAAAAGCTACGAAGAGACGAAAAAACAAAGTGAACGCTGTCCATTAACAGGCCTTTATAATTACCGCTACATGGAGAAGCTGCTGGAGTATGAATACACGGAACTGATTCAGCAAAAAAGCGGCAGCATGTCGCTGATTCTGCTCGACATCGATCATTTCAAAAAAGTGAATGATACATACGGGCACCAGGCAGGAAATGAAATTCTGATTTCACTTGCCGAGCGTCTTTGCAAATTCGTCGGGGAAAGAGGAACGGTCGCAAGATACGGCGGTGAAGAGTTTGTCATCCTTCTGCCAAGTATGGACAAGCATGCATGCTTCGCAGCGGCAGAAGGCATACGCCAGAGCATCGCAAATCGTCCTTTCATCGTTGAACAAAGCATCGGTCATCCCGGCAAGCGCCAGCCTGTATCCATTACAGCAAGCATCGGCTACGCAACCGCCCCGGAAGATGCCGAAGGTCCGCTAGACCTCATCCGCCACGCAGACCGCGCCATGTACATCGGTGCAAAGCAGGCGGGACGGAACAGAGTAGCGCAATATGTGAAATAG
- a CDS encoding folylpolyglutamate synthase/dihydrofolate synthase family protein encodes MFQTYEDAVGWIHSRLRFGIKPGLKRMEWLMNRLGNPHKKVKTIHVAGTNGKGSTIAYMRNVLTEAGYKTGTFTSPFLETFNERISMNGIPIPDAEMLFLANTIKPLSDELEQTELGGPTEFEIITAMAFYYFGNHEKTDVLLLETGLGGTFDSTNISEPVLTMITSIGYDHMHILGNTIEEIAGEKAGIIKKGVPMLTAVTDERALNVIKRRAAEKNADLFHDSFPVLKHEPLRGGERFDMKTPYHSFEELEISMRGEHQVQNAALAVMALDYLRVHGLFVAGDEHIRKGLHQTNWSGRFEQVSEFPAVILDGAHNKEGAESLAAVMRRHYAGKRIHVLFSALKDKEYSPMISTLSAIADSMHFTTFDFPRAAGASELYEACTHPVKSFHEDWKGAIDEMIAAGKGGDIFLITGSLYFISEVRPYCRKI; translated from the coding sequence ATGTTTCAAACGTACGAAGATGCTGTCGGATGGATTCATTCGCGCCTCAGATTCGGTATCAAACCCGGCCTGAAGCGTATGGAATGGCTGATGAACAGACTCGGTAATCCTCATAAAAAAGTGAAAACCATCCATGTGGCAGGCACAAACGGAAAAGGGTCGACCATTGCCTACATGAGAAACGTGCTTACAGAAGCAGGCTATAAAACCGGCACCTTTACATCCCCGTTCCTTGAAACCTTCAACGAGCGGATCAGCATGAACGGGATTCCCATTCCTGATGCGGAGATGCTGTTTTTGGCAAATACGATAAAACCGCTGTCAGACGAGCTTGAGCAAACAGAGCTTGGAGGGCCGACCGAGTTTGAAATCATCACCGCCATGGCTTTCTATTATTTCGGCAACCATGAAAAGACAGATGTGCTGCTGCTTGAAACAGGGCTTGGAGGCACATTTGATTCAACGAATATTTCAGAGCCGGTTCTGACTATGATTACAAGCATCGGCTATGATCACATGCATATCCTTGGGAACACCATAGAGGAAATTGCAGGTGAAAAAGCGGGCATCATTAAAAAGGGTGTGCCCATGCTTACAGCAGTAACGGATGAGCGCGCCCTTAATGTCATAAAAAGAAGAGCGGCAGAAAAAAATGCTGATCTGTTCCACGATTCTTTTCCTGTTCTGAAACACGAGCCGCTAAGGGGCGGGGAAAGGTTCGATATGAAAACACCGTATCATTCATTCGAGGAGCTAGAGATCTCCATGAGGGGAGAGCATCAGGTGCAAAATGCCGCGCTTGCTGTTATGGCTCTGGATTATTTACGGGTCCACGGCTTGTTTGTTGCCGGGGATGAGCACATTCGAAAAGGTCTTCATCAGACTAATTGGAGCGGAAGGTTTGAACAGGTTTCCGAGTTTCCTGCCGTCATCCTTGACGGCGCACACAATAAAGAGGGAGCTGAAAGTCTTGCGGCAGTAATGAGAAGACACTATGCCGGCAAACGGATTCATGTTCTTTTTTCAGCCCTGAAAGACAAGGAATACAGCCCGATGATTTCAACTCTATCCGCTATTGCGGACAGCATGCATTTCACAACCTTTGATTTTCCGAGAGCCGCTGGAGCATCAGAGCTGTATGAAGCGTGCACGCATCCGGTAAAATCGTTCCATGAAGACTGGAAAGGGGCAATTGATGAAATGATTGCAGCGGGCAAAGGGGGAGACATCTTTTTAATAACAGGTTCTCTCTACTTTATTTCTGAGGTTAGGCCTTATTGTCGAAAAATATAA
- a CDS encoding valine--tRNA ligase, with translation MENKEQTLSTKYDPQAIERDRYDYWLKGKFFEASNDQEKQPYTVVIPPPNVTGKLHLGHAWDTTLQDIVTRMKRMQGYDVLWLPGMDHAGIATQAKVEGKLREEGKSRYDLGREKFVEETWKWKEEYASHIRAQWSKLGLGLDYSRERFTLDEGLSKAVNEVFVSLYKKGLIYRGEYIINWDPQTKTALSDIEVIYKDVQGAFYHMRYPLSDGSGAIEVATTRPETMLGDTAVAVHPEDERYKHLIGKTVVLPIVGREIPIVGDDYVDMEFGSGAVKITPAHDPNDFEIGNRHSLERVLVMNEDGTMNAKAGIYSGLDRFECRKQIVKDLQEMDVLFKIEEHMHSVGHSERSGAVVEPYLSTQWFVKMQPLADAAIELQDRDDKVNFVPNRFENTYMRWMENIRDWCISRQLWWGHRIPAWYHKETGEVHVDHAPPADLENWEQDTDVLDTWFSSALWPFSTMGWPDEDSVDYQRYYPTDVLVTGYDIIFFWVSRMIFQGLEFTGKRPFKDVLIHGLVRDEQGRKMSKSLGNGVDPMDVIDKYGADSLRYFLSTGSSPGQDLRFSYEKVEATWNFANKIWNASRFALMNMDGLKFDEIDLTGEKSVADKWILTRLNETIEHVTKLADKYEFGEIGRHLYNFIWDDFCDWYIEMAKLPLYGDDEAAKKTTRSILAYVLDNTMRLLHPFMPFITEEIWQNLPHEGESITIAKWPVADPSLTDEAAAADMKLLVEVIRSVRNVRAEVNTPMSKQIPMMIKAKSADIQNQLEQNRAYIERFCNTSSLSIGTDAETGDKAMTSVVTGAELIFPLEGLINLDEEIARLEKELEKLNKEVERVQKKLSNEGFVKKAPEKVIEEERAKEKDYTEKREAVLSRIGELKG, from the coding sequence ATGGAGAACAAGGAGCAGACACTCTCTACAAAATATGATCCGCAGGCAATTGAGCGCGATCGCTACGACTACTGGCTGAAGGGAAAGTTTTTTGAAGCTTCAAACGACCAGGAAAAGCAGCCGTACACGGTTGTGATCCCTCCGCCGAACGTAACAGGAAAGCTACACCTTGGCCATGCCTGGGACACGACGCTTCAGGATATCGTGACGCGCATGAAACGCATGCAGGGCTATGACGTTCTCTGGCTTCCGGGAATGGACCATGCCGGAATCGCCACTCAGGCTAAAGTGGAAGGAAAGCTGCGCGAGGAAGGCAAGTCGCGCTATGACCTTGGCCGCGAAAAGTTTGTTGAGGAAACTTGGAAATGGAAAGAAGAATACGCATCCCATATCCGCGCGCAGTGGTCAAAACTTGGCCTTGGCCTTGATTATTCGAGAGAGCGGTTTACGCTTGATGAGGGACTTTCAAAAGCGGTTAATGAGGTATTTGTCTCTCTTTATAAAAAAGGGCTCATCTACCGCGGCGAATATATTATCAACTGGGATCCGCAGACAAAAACAGCTCTTTCAGATATAGAAGTTATCTATAAAGATGTTCAGGGTGCTTTTTACCACATGCGCTATCCTCTGTCAGACGGTTCCGGTGCAATTGAAGTTGCGACGACACGTCCTGAAACGATGCTTGGCGATACAGCGGTTGCTGTTCACCCTGAAGATGAGCGCTACAAGCATTTGATTGGCAAAACCGTTGTTCTCCCTATCGTAGGCCGCGAAATTCCGATTGTCGGAGATGACTATGTTGATATGGAATTCGGTTCCGGAGCGGTTAAGATTACTCCGGCGCATGATCCGAATGACTTTGAAATCGGAAACCGCCACAGCCTTGAACGTGTTCTTGTGATGAACGAGGACGGAACGATGAATGCGAAAGCAGGAATCTACAGCGGACTTGACCGTTTTGAGTGCAGAAAGCAGATCGTGAAGGATCTTCAGGAAATGGATGTTCTGTTCAAAATTGAAGAGCACATGCATTCAGTCGGGCACAGCGAACGGAGCGGAGCGGTTGTTGAACCGTACCTATCTACGCAGTGGTTCGTTAAGATGCAGCCTCTTGCAGATGCAGCGATTGAGCTTCAGGACAGAGATGACAAAGTCAACTTTGTACCAAACCGTTTTGAGAATACCTATATGCGCTGGATGGAAAATATCCGCGACTGGTGTATTTCAAGACAGCTTTGGTGGGGACACCGCATTCCTGCCTGGTATCATAAAGAAACTGGCGAGGTGCATGTTGATCATGCACCGCCTGCAGACCTTGAAAACTGGGAACAGGATACAGACGTACTCGATACGTGGTTCAGTTCCGCACTGTGGCCGTTTTCGACAATGGGCTGGCCGGATGAGGATTCCGTTGACTACCAGCGCTACTATCCGACAGATGTGCTTGTCACAGGCTATGACATCATTTTCTTCTGGGTTTCCCGCATGATTTTCCAGGGTCTTGAATTTACCGGCAAGCGTCCATTTAAAGATGTGCTGATCCACGGACTTGTCCGCGATGAGCAGGGACGCAAAATGAGTAAATCGCTTGGAAACGGTGTTGATCCGATGGATGTGATCGATAAGTACGGAGCGGATTCTCTTCGCTACTTCCTTTCAACAGGAAGCTCGCCTGGCCAGGATCTGCGTTTCAGCTACGAAAAAGTAGAAGCAACATGGAACTTTGCCAATAAGATCTGGAACGCTTCTCGCTTTGCGCTGATGAACATGGACGGCCTGAAATTCGATGAAATCGATCTGACCGGTGAAAAGTCAGTGGCAGACAAGTGGATTCTGACACGTCTCAATGAAACCATTGAGCACGTGACAAAGCTTGCCGATAAATACGAATTCGGTGAAATCGGCCGCCATCTGTACAACTTTATCTGGGATGATTTCTGTGACTGGTACATTGAAATGGCGAAGCTTCCGCTTTATGGCGACGACGAAGCGGCGAAAAAGACAACACGTTCAATCCTTGCATATGTACTTGATAACACGATGAGACTTCTTCATCCGTTCATGCCGTTTATTACCGAGGAAATTTGGCAAAACCTTCCGCACGAAGGGGAATCCATTACAATCGCCAAATGGCCGGTTGCCGATCCGTCACTGACTGATGAAGCAGCAGCCGCAGATATGAAGCTTCTAGTTGAAGTAATCCGTTCGGTTCGAAATGTAAGAGCTGAAGTGAACACGCCGATGAGCAAGCAAATTCCAATGATGATTAAAGCAAAGTCAGCTGACATCCAAAATCAGCTCGAGCAAAACCGCGCCTATATCGAGCGTTTCTGCAACACGTCCAGTCTTTCAATCGGCACGGATGCTGAAACAGGCGACAAAGCGATGACATCTGTTGTAACAGGAGCGGAACTGATCTTCCCTCTTGAAGGCCTGATCAACCTCGATGAAGAAATTGCACGTCTTGAGAAAGAGCTTGAAAAATTAAATAAGGAAGTTGAACGTGTTCAGAAAAAGCTGAGCAATGAAGGCTTCGTTAAAAAAGCGCCTGAGAAGGTTATAGAAGAAGAACGCGCGAAAGAAAAAGACTATACAGAAAAAAGAGAAGCCGTTCTCTCAAGAATCGGAGAGCTGAAAGGCTGA